A window of Odocoileus virginianus isolate 20LAN1187 ecotype Illinois chromosome 3, Ovbor_1.2, whole genome shotgun sequence genomic DNA:
CTTAAGCACGCTCTTTTTTGTCAAGCCCATCTGCTGGTGAGCTCTTATTTGTGCTTCAAAGCCCAGCACCTAGCGTccatgccccctcctccaggaagtcctttCTTCTCCTTGGCTTACTTTCCCCACTCTAGTTTCCCCTAGCTTTGGggtcttctctttttttacattttaaaaacaatgaattaGTTCATtttctggctgctctgggtcttggttgctgtgggGGTTTCTCCAGTtctggtgagcaggggctactatCTAGCTGTgatatgtgggcttctcattgcagtggctcctcttgggAGCGTAgccttcagtggttgtggtgtttgagctcagtagttgcctcatggcgtgtgggatcttcccagaccagggaccgaacctgtgtcccctgcactggcaggtggcttcgtaatcactggacctccagggaagtccctggggtcCTGTCTTTACCTTGGCCTTGTCCCTTGGGAGACAAAGGTGTCTGTATCTGCCTCTGTGTGTGAGGGCTGGGCCCAGGGTTGATGGCTCTTGGAGGCTCGGCATCCTTCCGTGGAGAGTGAGCATCTGTGGGAGTGAGCGAGCAGAGAGAAGCCCACCCTCCCTCACCCCCCAGACCTTCTCATTGTTTCCTTCcccacaccaggctcttctatcgcTACCAGGACCTGGCCCCTCAGCTTGTCCCTCTCGACTATACCAGCTGCCCTGATGTGAAGGTGCCCTATGAGCTCATTGGCAGCATGCCTGAGCTGAAGGTATGCCCGGGGCCCTGGGGCAGGcatgggaaaaaatagaaggGGTGTCCCTTGCTGTATTCCTATGAGGTGACTATTgcaattattttgattttacaggtgaagaaactgaatttCAGAGAGGTTGAGATACTTGTTtatggtcacacagctaggacaTGAGAGAGACACAATTCAAACTCTGGGCTGTGGGAAAGATGAGATGAGATAATGCAGATAAAGGGCTTAGCACAGGGCCTGTGACTCAGGAACATTGTGCTGAGtacgtgctaagtctcttcagtcatgtccaactctttgcaaccctatggactgtaagccctccaggcttctctgtacatggggattttccaggcaggaatactagaagtgggttgctgtgtcctcctccaggggatcttcccaccccagggatcgaacctgtgtctcttatgtctccagcattggcaggcaagttctttgccactagtgccacctgggaagtccactcaGGAACAttagttcttctttttcataGTAGAAGCCATTAAAGGCAGGTTCTTCTCAGCAGGATGTTTGACACTAGTTTGTAACTCTGGAGGGGACTTGTGGGATAAGTGACAGAGAATAGAGGTCATTTTATCACAAGGACAGAAACCTCATTCAAGAGGGACAGAAAGCGTCATACTTCAGAATCTCCCTCCATAATTCAGCTTCTCCGAGGAAGAGGCTTCAGCCTGTTCTCTTGAGGTAGTGAAGGGAAACACCAGCTGCCCCAGATTTCCTCCCATCAGCTCTGCAACAAGCAGAAATGAGGTTCCTCCACCCCAACTGTTCAGAAACTCTCCCAAGGCAGTTTCTGATTGGCCATCTGGAGTCACATGATCATCCATTGCCAGGTGAATGGAGGTCCCTGATTGGCCTCACTGAAGTCATGTGACTGCCTCTGAAGCCAGAATGGGGGTTAACTGGCACCCAGGCCATAGGGGAGGAGACTGCAGTTGCCTGGaatcttctccagggatcataGGAGGAAGGGAGTCTTGGTGAAGGGTACTCAGAGGATCCCAGGAAGGTGGGGGCTGACAGTGAAATGACACGGAGCCCCAGAGAACCGGGTAAGGGATGGATTTCCTGTCTCTAGGACAACCCCTTCCGTCAGAGGATCGCCCAGGTCTTCTCCGAGGATGGGGATGGCCACATGACCTTGGACAACTTCCTGGACATGTTTTCTGTGATGAGTGAAATGGCTCCCCGTGACCTCAAAGCCTACTAcgcttttaaaatttatggtgTGTGCACAGACCCCAGGGTGGGGAAgtgggaacaaacccaggtctcgggTCAGGGACTGCACGGCCATCACATGTGTCTCACCAAGGGCTCTGAGGCCCTGCCTGGCCCTGTCCTTCACCCCACCTCGGTACCTCCCCCTCCACCCTATCCCTTTGCTAATTCCATCCAGCTACACTGGCCTGGCTGTTTCCCCAACAGGTCAAACCCTTtctgcctctgggcctttgcctCTGCTGTGCCTTTTGTCTAGAATACCTTTCCCCTAGTTCCTCCTTACCTTGATATCTTGGTCTAAAGTAGTCCCTGCCTCCTAGTCACTCTCCATGCCACATTCTATTTCTCGCCTAGCATGGAGCCAGTGCTGCTTAACTTCTTGTTCATTCATCTCTtcatttcttattgattttctctctgaAGAGACCCCAGGACAGTGACAGTGTTTGGTTTGCCATTTGTTTCTGTGACTGGCACGTAGTAGGTATTCAGtgaatacttattgaatgaatgaatgaaaacttatcacagtgcctggcacaaagtaggcacttatataaatacttattgaaagagggaatgaatgaaaaacaattATCACTCGCCTGACACATagtagtgttagtctctcagttgtgtccaactctttgcaaccccatggactgcagcttgccagactcctctgtccatgggatgctccatgcaagaatactggagtgggaagccattctttccaggagatcttccccatccagggatcgaacctgagtctcctgcattgcaggcagattctttaccatctaggccCCCAGAGAttgacacatagtaagtgctcagtaaatacttgagtgaatgaatgacctCCCAGCGGTTACCTACCCAATTCCAAAGCAAGATCTGGCTATTAGCCCAGGGTCTTGGGTTCCctcccatgcctcagtttcttcctctgtcacaTGGGGACAAGATGTGTTCACTGCTGGCCCAGCCTGCCTGGTCCCTGTTGTCCCGTCACCCCCATGACCCCACCTGTCCTGCTGTGCAGACTTTAACAATGATGACTACATCTGTGCGTGGGACCTGGAGCAGACGGTGACTAAGTTGACTCGGGGGGAGCTGAGCGCTGAGGAGGTGAGCCTGATATGTGAGAAGGTGCTGGATGAAGCCGATGGGGACCACGATGGGCGACTGTCCCTGGAAGACTTCCAGAACATGATCCTTCGGGCACCAGACTTCCTCAGGTGATATTCCTCGCCACCTTGCACAACCCATTCCCATGTACGAGAGGCGTGCTCACGGATTAGATTCACAGACTCTGTGAAATTTCCTCCATTTTTTCATTTGTGACCTTGGGGAACTTTCCCGACCTCCCTGGcctcagtctgtgtcttttgaatGGGGCTAACTAGAGACCCTGGGGACACCTCTTGTGGGTGGACACAGCTCTTTGGGTGAGTAGAATATGGTTGGGACTTCAACCCTCACTTGCCTGAACATTTTGCAGTGAACAGACTGAACAGCTGTACTTGGCAACCATAGGGAGAATCAGCGCTCTAGGGAGgatttttgttcagtcgctcaatcgtgtctgactcttttacaaccatggactgtagcctgccagtccaaaggattttcctggcaagaatgctggaatgggttgccattcccttctccaggggatccagcataggttaaatgagttaatacagggGGTGGGTGGcccaccatcttttttttttttttaccatctgtttTTATATCTCCCATGAGCTtggaatggtttttacatttttaaatggttgggggAAAAATAATCATACTCCACAACACATGAAAGTGATATAAAACTCAGATTTCCATGTCCATTGCTGGTTTTATTGGGATACAGCCATGCCTATTTGTGTTCAGTGTCCACAGCTTCTTTTGAGCTTTAAGGCGACATTGAGTCATTGTGCAAAGTTGTAAATATCAATCATTTGGCCCTTGGCAGAAGAAAGTTAACTGACCTTGAGCTAGTACATGGAAAGAATTTAGAGCAGTTctttgcacacagtaggtgctcaataactgTGCACTATTGTTAGTGTTGTGGCTTTCATGCCCAGAGGACCTCCTTCCTCTACCCCGGATAAGCAAGGCTGGTCTCCTGACCACTGAGACGCGAAAAATGACACCATGAAGAGTCCCTTGGCACTAACTGAGTACCTAATGTGCGTACTGCTCTGTATATTTGCCTCTTTTTAGCCctcattactgtctgagccaccaagcttCCCTAGTGCCTTAGAcgttaaagaatcagcctgcaatgcaggagacctgggtttgatccttgggtggggaagatgccctggagaaagattcttgcctggagaatcccatggccaggggagcctgggcagctacaacccatggggtcgcaaagagtcggacatgactgagtgacagttTCCATTCTTTCAGCCCTCCTTACAGTTCAGTTAAGGAGGGATAGCTGTTACCccaattttgttgttcagtctctcagttgtgtctgactctctgcgaccccatggactgcagcacaccaggcttccctgtaattcaccatctcctggagcttgcccaaactcgtATTCATCGAgaccgtgatgccatccaaccatctcatcctctgttgtccccttctcctcctgccttcagtctttcccagcatcagggtctttgtcaatgaatcagctcttcgcatcaggtggccaaagtactggtgcttcagcttcagcatcagtccttccaatgaatattcaggactgatctcttttaggatggactcctTTGATCTCCATGgtatccaagggattcttcaagagtcttctccaacaccacagttcaaaagcatcaattcttcagggctcagccttctttatggtccagctgtcccATCCtagactactagaaaaaccacagctttgactatacggacctttgtcagcaaagtaatgtctctgctttttaatatgctatctaggttgaaaaggatatcttttttttggtgttagttctagaagatcttgcatgtcttcatagaaatgttcaactttagcttcttcagcattagtggttggggcataggcttggattactgtgctattgaatggtttgccttggaaacaaacagatcattctgtcatttttgagactgcacccaagtactacattctggactcttttgttgaccatgaggactacttcatttttttctaagggattaCTGACCACAGtgatagatataatggtcatctgaattaaattctcccattcccgtccattttagttcactgatttctaaaatgtcagtgttcactcttgccatctcctgtttgaccacttccaatttattttgattaatggccttccctggtgtctcagagatggtagggaatccacctgcaatgcgggagacctgggtttgatccctgagttgggaagatctcctggagga
This region includes:
- the CIB3 gene encoding calcium and integrin-binding family member 3, translating into MGNKQAVFTHEQLEAYQDCTFFTRKEIMRLFYRYQDLAPQLVPLDYTSCPDVKVPYELIGSMPELKDNPFRQRIAQVFSEDGDGHMTLDNFLDMFSVMSEMAPRDLKAYYAFKIYDFNNDDYICAWDLEQTVTKLTRGELSAEEVSLICEKVLDEADGDHDGRLSLEDFQNMILRAPDFLSTFHIRI